From the Pseudobdellovibrionaceae bacterium genome, one window contains:
- the prpB gene encoding methylisocitrate lyase, whose product MLFPTTTAQEKRQLLQDKLKQNTLLQFPGAFSPLVSMLIEELGFDGIYISGAVLSNDLALPDVGLTTLTEVSLRGRSIARASCLPSIIDVDTGFGEPMNLVRSIQELTELGLSGCHLEDQVNPKRCGHLDNKSLVSVAEMTKKIKAATNAKTDSNFLLIARTDSRSSEGFSKAVDRAKAYMDAGADMIFPEALQSEKEFEDFKKQVDAPIMANMTEFGKSPLLTKKQLENMGYSLVIYPVTTLRLAMKAVEEGLQHIKTTGDQKSIVSNMQERKRLYEILKYKDYESFDKSIFNFDLKNNKEGN is encoded by the coding sequence AAAGCAAAACACCCTTTTACAGTTTCCAGGAGCTTTTTCTCCATTAGTTAGCATGCTTATTGAAGAGCTAGGCTTTGATGGCATTTATATATCTGGCGCTGTACTATCTAATGATTTAGCTCTACCTGATGTTGGGCTAACCACTTTAACAGAAGTTAGCCTAAGGGGGCGCAGTATTGCTAGGGCTAGCTGCCTTCCTTCTATAATCGATGTAGACACAGGCTTTGGCGAACCTATGAACTTAGTGCGTAGTATTCAAGAATTAACAGAACTAGGCCTTTCGGGTTGCCACCTAGAAGACCAAGTTAACCCTAAACGCTGTGGGCATTTAGATAATAAATCTTTAGTGAGCGTGGCCGAAATGACTAAAAAAATTAAAGCCGCAACTAATGCAAAAACGGATTCTAATTTTTTATTAATTGCTCGCACGGATTCTCGTAGCTCTGAAGGATTTAGCAAGGCTGTGGATAGAGCAAAGGCTTACATGGATGCTGGAGCCGATATGATCTTTCCCGAAGCCTTACAAAGTGAAAAAGAATTTGAAGACTTTAAAAAGCAAGTGGATGCGCCAATAATGGCCAACATGACCGAGTTTGGAAAGTCTCCTCTTTTAACAAAAAAACAATTAGAAAATATGGGTTACTCTTTGGTGATTTATCCTGTTACCACTTTACGCCTGGCTATGAAAGCCGTAGAAGAGGGTTTGCAGCATATTAAAACGACGGGAGATCAAAAAAGCATTGTTAGTAATATGCAAGAAAGAAAAAGGCTTTATGAAATTTTAAAGTATAAAGATTATGAAAGCTTTGATAAAAGTATATTTAATTTTGATTTAAAAAATAATAAAGAAGGTAACTAA